DNA from Rubripirellula lacrimiformis:
CCCGAAGGAATGGTAGCGTGGTTGGCTGATGGATCCATGCCCAATTCCTACCACGGCATTGTCCGATCGGCTTAGCTGCACGGCGAGGGTTCGTCCGATGAATCCACGCGCTCCGGTGACTAGAATTGTGCTCATGTTGATTTCTTTCGGCAGATGAAGCTGACCAATCGGCCGGGTTTACGGTAACACTTCGATGCGAGGGTGGACGCTGTTTTGAAAATCATTGGACGTGAAAGTACCCAGTGCACTGCTCGGCCGGCAAGCTTCGGTTTCACGCGACTTGAAACGCTTGTGCACAGCTCGTCTTTGGTTTTGGGGGCGTAGTTGATGATCGAATCAAACTGATGCAGTTCATGGTCGATCTCAAGTCCGGCGTCGTGGTAGGCATCGCGATACTGGTTGATCTGAAACGCATTTTCACCCCCATACAGATTGTGTAGGGGGTGCGATTTCTGAAACTCCTTCAGCGAATCATCGTCGTCGATCAGGTGGTCTCGAAATGCAATGAGTGTGCCGCCGGGTTTCAAGACGCGGCTCATTTCCGCTGCCATTTGGCCCAGGTCCGCAGCGTGATGGACCACTTGCCGAGCAATGACCAGGTCAAACTCGTCGGTCTCAAATGGCATGGATTCGCCGAATTGC
Protein-coding regions in this window:
- a CDS encoding class I SAM-dependent methyltransferase, producing the protein MSTKPDQTSRFVSWEDAVSWLLTQPDQKDLVRQCYFDRPVIDAVRRYAGSEEWNALQEHIPQPAGRALDVGAGNGIVSYALAKQGWQVVALEPDSSPFVGAAAIRSVAAPENLPIDVIEQFGESMPFETDEFDLVIARQVVHHAADLGQMAAEMSRVLKPGGTLIAFRDHLIDDDDSLKEFQKSHPLHNLYGGENAFQINQYRDAYHDAGLEIDHELHQFDSIINYAPKTKDELCTSVSSRVKPKLAGRAVHWVLSRPMIFKTASTLASKCYRKPGRLVSFICRKKST